In Elusimicrobium sp., one genomic interval encodes:
- a CDS encoding DUF2207 domain-containing protein — translation MKKIILSLLFLLSFSWCCACDTEKILRFDVLTQISADSSVTVRERILVCSTSKEIKRGIFRTLAKKGLDRYEILSVSRDGQKEEFSKTEDSKTLTLRIGNPEKIISKGVHAYDIHYRVFGALRYHKNFDEFYWNLTGNDWKFEIEKAAVHVALPKGASLVKNGVSLYAGRSGAKGSERTAQSVENLFFYTTTPLAPGEGFTISLAWNKGAVTEPTLTEKIKSTWLFSSVMQCWEKMKAYIKNFYK, via the coding sequence ATGAAAAAAATAATTCTTTCTTTGTTGTTTTTACTTTCTTTTTCTTGGTGTTGTGCGTGTGACACGGAAAAAATCCTTCGGTTTGATGTATTAACACAAATAAGTGCGGATTCCTCCGTTACGGTTCGTGAAAGAATTCTTGTTTGTTCCACTTCGAAAGAGATCAAACGGGGTATTTTTCGAACTCTTGCTAAAAAAGGGCTGGACCGCTATGAAATCCTTTCCGTATCCAGAGACGGACAAAAGGAAGAATTTTCTAAAACCGAAGATTCAAAAACGCTTACTCTTCGCATCGGAAACCCTGAGAAGATAATCTCAAAAGGCGTTCATGCCTACGATATCCATTATCGAGTTTTTGGCGCTTTGCGTTATCATAAAAATTTTGATGAGTTTTATTGGAACTTAACAGGGAACGATTGGAAATTTGAAATAGAAAAAGCTGCCGTGCATGTGGCCCTGCCCAAAGGGGCTTCTTTGGTAAAGAACGGCGTTTCTCTTTATGCGGGCCGTTCCGGAGCAAAGGGAAGCGAGCGGACCGCACAAAGTGTGGAAAATTTATTTTTCTATACTACTACGCCTTTGGCACCGGGAGAGGGATTTACTATCTCTCTTGCCTGGAATAAAGGAGCGGTAACAGAACCGACCTTAACAGAAAAGATAAAATCTACTTGGTTGTTTTCTTCTGTTATGCAGTGTTGGGAAAAAATGAAAGCATATATAAAAAATTTTTATAAATAG